In one window of bacterium DNA:
- the rpsM gene encoding 30S ribosomal protein S13, whose product MARIAGVDLPRNKRIEVALTYIYGIGPSKAVKIVREADVDPDVRVVDLDEGQVIRLRDIIVKNHMVEGDLRREISFSIKRKMDLGCYQGLRHRRGLPVRGQRTKTNARSRKGHRPSIGGRKKR is encoded by the coding sequence GTGGCTCGTATTGCCGGAGTAGATTTACCCAGGAACAAGAGGATAGAGGTTGCGCTGACCTATATCTACGGTATCGGCCCTTCCAAGGCCGTCAAGATCGTTCGTGAAGCCGATGTTGATCCCGATGTCAGGGTCGTGGACCTTGACGAGGGTCAGGTCATCCGCCTCAGGGACATCATCGTGAAAAACCATATGGTTGAAGGCGATCTCCGCCGGGAGATCTCTTTCAGCATCAAGAGGAAGATGGACCTTGGCTGCTACCAGGGGCTTCGCCACAGGCGGGGACTCCCTGTCCGTGGTCAGAGGACCAAGACAAACGCCCGGTCCAGGAAGGGACACCGACCGTCCATCGGCGGCCGGAAGAAGAGATAG